From the genome of Edaphobacter dinghuensis, one region includes:
- the gmk gene encoding guanylate kinase, which translates to MAGILFIISAPSGSGKSTLVSQLRTLVAGLDFSISYTTRAPRGSEENGREYYFISREEFERMVARGDFLEWAEVFGNYYGTAMSALDHAREAGRDLLLDIDVQGAVQVMNKLPAAVSIFILPPSPQVLEMRLRNRSMAEHVTSEAVIEGRLAEARNELKRIDDYKYALVNDVLEQAVAEMRAIVLFERGEREGTQELAASCRTDAASQRLKSALQTFGA; encoded by the coding sequence ATGGCAGGCATACTCTTCATTATTTCGGCGCCCTCAGGCTCAGGAAAATCAACGCTGGTAAGCCAGTTGAGAACGCTGGTTGCAGGACTGGATTTTTCGATCTCTTACACGACGCGGGCTCCGAGAGGTTCGGAGGAGAACGGGCGGGAGTACTACTTCATCAGCCGCGAGGAGTTTGAGCGCATGGTCGCGCGAGGAGACTTCCTTGAGTGGGCCGAGGTCTTTGGCAACTACTATGGAACGGCGATGTCGGCGCTCGATCATGCGCGTGAGGCAGGCAGGGACCTTCTGCTGGATATTGACGTGCAGGGTGCGGTACAGGTGATGAACAAGCTGCCGGCTGCGGTGTCCATCTTTATTCTGCCCCCGAGCCCGCAGGTGCTGGAGATGCGGCTGCGCAACCGCAGCATGGCCGAGCATGTAACCTCGGAGGCTGTAATCGAGGGCCGTCTGGCCGAAGCGCGGAACGAGTTAAAGCGCATAGACGACTACAAATATGCATTGGTGAACGATGTATTGGAGCAGGCGGTGGCAGAGATGCGAGCCATTGTTTTGTTTGAGCGTGGGGAGCGAGAGGGAACGCAGGAGCTGGCCGCGAGCTGCCGGACGGACGCTGCCTCCCAGCGTCTTAAAAGCGCGTTGCAGACTTTTGGAGCATAA
- a CDS encoding YicC/YloC family endoribonuclease: MSSVYSMTGYANLRGSVREQLGFTLTVKSVNHRFLDLQFRLPSSCDALEMQLRRVLKERLRRGHVDVTLQVERKSNVQIQLNSALLDAYVKAFREASALHSLTSEPDMNSMLRLPGLMSAESNMNEEALQGLDEAVLSLLDELLSKLNEVRAQEGAALAAELRASMSRLLTFATEVAELRSGVRDALFERLRARLAELMQSTSVSEERLLAEAAVLAEKSDVDEEIVRLRTHVEHFVGILDAGGEVGKRLDFLLQELNREANTMLSKTSGAAGGNSLRITELGLEMKAEIEKAREQVQNLE; this comes from the coding sequence ATGAGCTCTGTTTATTCGATGACGGGGTATGCGAACCTGCGTGGCTCGGTGAGGGAGCAGCTTGGCTTTACGTTGACGGTCAAGAGTGTCAACCATAGATTTCTCGATCTGCAATTTCGTCTGCCTTCGTCCTGCGATGCTCTGGAGATGCAGCTTCGGCGCGTGTTGAAGGAGAGATTGCGGCGCGGGCATGTCGATGTAACGCTGCAGGTGGAGCGAAAGTCGAACGTCCAGATTCAGTTGAATTCGGCGCTGCTCGATGCCTATGTAAAGGCGTTTCGCGAGGCTTCGGCGTTGCATAGTCTGACGAGTGAGCCGGATATGAATTCAATGCTGCGGCTTCCTGGGTTGATGAGCGCTGAGAGCAACATGAACGAAGAGGCGCTCCAGGGTCTTGATGAAGCCGTGCTCTCGCTGCTGGATGAGCTGTTAAGTAAGTTGAATGAGGTGCGTGCGCAGGAGGGAGCTGCACTGGCGGCAGAGCTGCGTGCATCGATGTCACGTCTGCTAACGTTTGCGACGGAGGTAGCGGAGTTACGCAGCGGCGTGCGCGATGCTCTGTTTGAGCGGCTGCGCGCACGGCTGGCGGAGTTGATGCAGTCCACGTCGGTGAGCGAAGAGCGCCTGCTGGCGGAGGCTGCGGTGCTGGCCGAAAAGAGCGATGTCGATGAGGAGATCGTGCGCCTGCGTACCCATGTCGAGCACTTTGTCGGAATACTGGACGCAGGCGGAGAGGTCGGCAAGCGGCTGGATTTTCTGTTGCAGGAGCTGAATCGCGAAGCGAATACGATGCTCTCGAAGACCAGCGGAGCGGCGGGAGGAAACAGCCTGCGCATTACCGAACTTGGGCTCGAGATGAAGGCCGAGATCGAGAAGGCGCGAGAGCAGGTTCAGAATCTGGAATAA
- a CDS encoding ABC transporter ATP-binding protein, whose protein sequence is MKRIWRLLLYVRPYALYSLISVTLMAVVGAMTAFRLLLVKPIFDNVLSPQESKRVLNFPIPHTTWTLDLNFLVPSHFHNSWTIVAYALVVSALLKSVCDYAGTYLVNYAGFGMITDLRNDLYDAILRRSVAFFQKHTTGTLLSTLINDIERVQYAMSTVLSDFLQQLFTLLFTIGVVVVVGGKLAWVLLLFVPIVISSARRIGRGVRHTTRKGQDKLAEIQNILHETITGNRIVKAFGMELWEMDRFRRAATRLFQANLKSVSVQAISSPLMDALGSVGIALLLLFGRERILHHEMTAGSFVTFLIAVFTLYDPVRKFALFYNSFQQALGASEDIFKFMDAQDDVQEKKRAHVLKGFSKEITFEDVGFAYENEGEKTQVLQHIDFTVRPGEVLAFVGPSGAGKSSLVNLIPRFFDVNEGRILLDGYDLRDVTIASLRKQIGKVTQETVLFNDTVRNNIAYGQPDVPISKVEEAARMALAHDFIMKMPEGYNTMIGEKGVRLSGGERQRLAIARAILKNAPILILDEATSALDMESEHLVQAALSNLMQGRTVFVIAHRLSTVRRATKIAVIENGRITEMGTHEQLLSQSGTYRRLHNLQFGRDDLGSASGNEVVPAAELEGTA, encoded by the coding sequence GTGAAGCGCATCTGGCGATTGCTCCTCTATGTACGGCCCTATGCGTTGTACTCGTTAATCTCTGTGACCTTGATGGCGGTCGTCGGTGCTATGACAGCGTTTCGTCTGCTGCTGGTCAAGCCGATCTTCGACAACGTCTTGAGCCCTCAGGAATCGAAGAGGGTACTGAACTTTCCCATCCCGCATACGACCTGGACGCTCGACCTGAACTTTCTGGTCCCCAGCCACTTTCACAATTCATGGACCATCGTTGCCTATGCGCTGGTAGTCTCTGCGTTGCTAAAGTCGGTCTGCGATTACGCGGGAACGTATCTGGTCAACTACGCCGGCTTCGGAATGATCACCGACCTGCGCAACGATCTCTACGATGCGATTCTGCGCCGCTCGGTCGCGTTCTTTCAGAAGCACACGACAGGAACATTGTTGTCGACGCTGATCAACGACATTGAGCGCGTGCAGTATGCCATGTCGACAGTGCTAAGCGATTTTCTGCAGCAGCTCTTCACGTTGCTGTTTACGATCGGCGTGGTGGTCGTCGTTGGCGGAAAGCTGGCGTGGGTCTTGCTGCTATTTGTGCCGATCGTGATCTCGTCGGCTCGCCGTATTGGCCGCGGAGTGCGGCACACGACACGCAAGGGGCAGGACAAGCTGGCGGAGATACAGAACATCCTTCACGAGACGATTACAGGCAATCGCATCGTGAAGGCTTTCGGGATGGAACTGTGGGAGATGGACCGCTTCCGCAGAGCGGCGACGAGGCTCTTCCAGGCGAACCTGAAGTCGGTGAGCGTACAGGCCATCAGCTCTCCCTTGATGGATGCGCTGGGATCGGTGGGAATCGCGCTTTTGCTCTTGTTCGGAAGAGAGCGAATTTTGCATCACGAGATGACGGCAGGTTCCTTCGTCACCTTTCTGATCGCTGTGTTCACGTTGTACGATCCGGTGCGAAAGTTCGCGCTCTTCTACAACAGCTTCCAGCAGGCGCTCGGAGCTAGCGAAGATATCTTCAAATTTATGGACGCGCAGGACGATGTGCAGGAGAAGAAGCGCGCACACGTTCTGAAGGGATTCAGTAAAGAGATCACATTTGAAGATGTAGGTTTTGCCTATGAGAATGAAGGGGAAAAGACACAGGTATTACAGCACATCGATTTCACCGTGCGGCCGGGCGAGGTGCTCGCCTTTGTAGGGCCGAGTGGCGCGGGCAAGTCTTCGCTTGTGAACCTCATTCCGCGTTTCTTCGATGTCAACGAGGGAAGAATCCTGCTCGACGGATACGATCTGCGCGATGTGACGATTGCCTCGCTGCGAAAGCAGATCGGTAAGGTGACGCAGGAGACGGTACTGTTCAACGACACCGTGCGCAATAACATCGCGTATGGGCAGCCCGATGTTCCGATCAGCAAGGTGGAAGAGGCGGCACGGATGGCGCTGGCGCATGACTTCATCATGAAGATGCCTGAAGGCTACAACACGATGATCGGCGAGAAGGGCGTTCGATTGAGCGGGGGCGAACGGCAGCGGCTTGCCATTGCGCGCGCGATTCTCAAGAATGCACCGATCTTGATCCTGGATGAAGCGACCTCGGCTCTGGATATGGAGAGCGAGCATCTGGTGCAGGCTGCTCTGTCGAACCTGATGCAGGGGCGAACCGTGTTTGTGATCGCGCACCGGCTTTCGACGGTACGCCGGGCGACAAAGATCGCAGTAATTGAGAACGGCCGTATCACCGAGATGGGGACCCATGAGCAGTTGTTGTCGCAATCGGGAACCTATCGGCGGCTTCATAACCTCCAATTCGGTAGAGATGATTTAGGCAGCGCGAGTGGCAACGAGGTTGTGCCCGCGGCAGAACTGGAGGGAACTGCATGA
- the rapZ gene encoding RNase adapter RapZ translates to MPRKIAKKAAKKESGTAGKGELVILTGLSGSGKLSALKTFEDLGYYSVDNLPLELVPQFADLVRQSAEIERAALVVDVREGMRLDEFPAILKRVRRVLPTRVLFLEASEDALIRRFSETRRPHPMGRTNTVVKSIRAERKRLDPIRNVADIVLDTTKFNVHELRAHINAQFEREESDQNLTISSASFGFKNGVPSEADLVFDVRFLPNPHFVPEFRKLTGKHPKVAKYVREFPQTAEFLDKTTDMLKFLLPHYIKEGKSYLTVAFGCTGGQHRSVFIAEEMKKRLTAAGYRVKTAHRDMPR, encoded by the coding sequence ATGCCACGTAAGATCGCTAAGAAGGCTGCGAAGAAGGAATCGGGGACGGCTGGCAAAGGCGAGTTGGTGATTCTGACAGGGTTGTCAGGATCGGGAAAACTCTCTGCGCTCAAGACGTTTGAGGATCTTGGATACTACTCGGTGGATAACCTGCCGCTTGAGCTTGTGCCACAATTTGCCGACTTGGTGCGGCAATCGGCAGAGATTGAGCGAGCAGCACTGGTAGTGGATGTGCGCGAGGGGATGCGGCTGGATGAGTTTCCGGCGATCCTCAAACGTGTGCGCAGAGTACTTCCGACTCGTGTGCTGTTTTTAGAGGCGAGCGAGGATGCGCTGATCCGGCGCTTCTCGGAGACGCGGCGGCCGCATCCGATGGGGCGAACGAATACGGTGGTCAAGTCGATCCGCGCAGAGCGGAAGCGGCTCGACCCGATTCGGAACGTCGCGGACATTGTGCTCGATACGACGAAGTTCAACGTGCACGAGCTTCGTGCACACATCAACGCGCAGTTTGAGCGGGAAGAGAGTGACCAGAATCTGACGATCTCTTCCGCAAGTTTTGGCTTTAAAAATGGCGTGCCCTCGGAGGCTGACCTTGTGTTCGATGTGCGGTTTCTTCCGAACCCTCACTTTGTGCCGGAGTTTCGCAAGCTCACAGGGAAGCATCCCAAGGTGGCCAAGTACGTTCGGGAGTTTCCGCAGACGGCGGAGTTTCTGGACAAGACTACCGATATGTTGAAGTTTCTTTTGCCCCACTACATCAAGGAAGGCAAGAGCTATCTGACGGTTGCCTTTGGTTGCACCGGCGGTCAGCACCGGTCGGTTTTTATTGCTGAAGAGATGAAGAAACGGCTGACGGCTGCTGGCTATCGAGTAAAGACCGCGCATCGGGACATGCCGCGATAA
- the hpf gene encoding ribosome hibernation-promoting factor, HPF/YfiA family, whose translation MDVEYTGRQATITKKLKLQTEAGLARITKILGNAGNVHVILATDKYRQKAEVTIQIRNQKLVSACESTEMVLALRDALVKIEQQAIRHKKKKMTIKRHGKSDTVPVGKNGKDAEEIVAAKPAATKAATKSSPGRKAVQMLVHSFPSHSPLAEPHVARSTDGVALRPMTLEEAVKEAAFRDRDVFVFRDHGGQAMVLYRKRDGKMELIEVP comes from the coding sequence ATGGACGTTGAGTACACAGGCAGACAGGCAACCATTACCAAAAAATTGAAGCTGCAGACCGAAGCGGGATTGGCCCGGATTACGAAGATCCTTGGAAACGCGGGTAATGTGCATGTGATTCTGGCTACGGACAAGTATCGCCAGAAGGCCGAAGTGACGATACAGATCAGGAACCAGAAGCTGGTCTCCGCATGCGAATCGACGGAGATGGTGCTGGCCCTGCGCGATGCGCTGGTCAAGATTGAGCAACAGGCAATTCGACACAAGAAGAAAAAGATGACCATCAAGCGGCACGGGAAGTCCGACACCGTGCCTGTCGGCAAGAATGGCAAGGATGCGGAAGAGATCGTTGCCGCAAAGCCTGCCGCGACCAAAGCTGCAACAAAGAGCAGCCCGGGAAGAAAGGCTGTGCAGATGCTGGTACATTCGTTTCCGTCTCACTCGCCTTTGGCAGAGCCGCATGTGGCCCGTTCGACCGACGGGGTGGCCCTGCGACCGATGACGCTCGAAGAAGCAGTAAAAGAGGCAGCATTTCGCGACCGGGACGTCTTCGTGTTCCGCGATCATGGCGGCCAGGCGATGGTTCTCTATCGTAAGCGCGACGGAAAGATGGAGTTGATCGAGGTTCCGTAA
- the rpoN gene encoding RNA polymerase factor sigma-54, whose product MLLQPKLNMKVSQRQVLTPGLVQMVSVLALNKLELKEMINTEMVENPVLEELEESAVSLEERSGMEGDRERSAEEVAAASERVEKDPFDEIDFGSYFQDYLDPGFRTTSSFEEYDKPSFENFLSQPSTLSDHLLWQLGSLTLSSEVRAAAELVVGNLNENGYLTASDEELMEGLAQFRSPVWSGPIPFERGLKAKALRPQAEEAGNGEAHEEEVEIAAAIDGASDRQETLLAVVQEARSIVNFLDPIGVGARDLRECLLIQISAQQGEAEIVLRRRQTVDHHADDDESSIAADEPQEPVDDAGRADIFSVASHIVSHCLTLLQKKDMRELTRSCGRTPEEVQAAVEFIRTLDPRPGQRYNQSEARLIEPDVAFVKRDDQYIVLMNEEDMPTLRLNQSYRKMLQQKQTEKEVKEYVKERYKSAIQLLRNIEQRKNTIVRTCDVIVRRQTEFLEHGVNALKPMMIKDVAEEIGVHPSTVSRAVANKYVHTPQGVFELRFFFSEGVNGPEGGDLPLVLLKRKVKKLIEEEDERKPLTDDQLAAELQKQGIQVTRRTVAKYREDMQIPSTHQRRVR is encoded by the coding sequence TTGCTGCTGCAACCCAAGCTGAATATGAAGGTCTCGCAGCGCCAGGTATTGACGCCTGGACTGGTGCAGATGGTCAGCGTGCTGGCGCTGAACAAGCTTGAGTTAAAGGAGATGATCAACACCGAGATGGTGGAAAATCCGGTGTTGGAAGAACTTGAGGAGTCTGCGGTCTCGCTTGAGGAGCGGTCGGGCATGGAAGGCGACCGTGAACGTTCTGCCGAAGAGGTGGCGGCGGCGAGCGAACGAGTGGAGAAAGACCCCTTCGACGAGATCGACTTCGGAAGCTACTTTCAGGACTATCTCGATCCCGGATTCCGAACAACCTCAAGCTTTGAGGAGTATGACAAGCCTTCGTTCGAGAACTTTCTTTCGCAGCCCAGTACGCTGAGCGATCATCTGCTGTGGCAGCTCGGCTCGCTGACCTTGTCATCCGAGGTGCGAGCAGCGGCGGAACTGGTCGTCGGCAATCTGAACGAGAACGGCTATCTCACTGCCAGCGACGAAGAGTTGATGGAGGGGCTGGCGCAGTTCCGCAGTCCGGTCTGGTCGGGCCCGATTCCATTCGAGCGCGGTCTAAAGGCGAAGGCACTTCGCCCGCAGGCGGAAGAAGCCGGCAACGGCGAGGCGCACGAAGAAGAGGTTGAGATTGCTGCGGCAATCGATGGTGCGAGCGACCGGCAAGAGACGCTGCTGGCGGTGGTGCAGGAGGCCCGGTCGATCGTCAATTTTCTCGATCCGATTGGAGTGGGTGCCAGAGATCTTCGAGAATGTTTGCTGATCCAGATCTCAGCCCAGCAAGGCGAAGCGGAGATAGTATTGCGTCGCAGGCAGACGGTGGATCACCATGCCGATGACGATGAGAGTTCTATTGCTGCCGATGAGCCGCAGGAACCGGTTGACGATGCGGGACGCGCGGATATCTTTAGCGTGGCCAGCCATATCGTGTCGCACTGCCTGACGCTGTTGCAGAAGAAAGACATGCGCGAGCTGACGCGAAGCTGTGGCCGTACTCCGGAAGAGGTGCAGGCGGCAGTTGAGTTTATTCGCACGCTCGATCCTCGCCCCGGTCAACGCTACAACCAGAGCGAGGCGCGGCTGATCGAGCCGGATGTCGCCTTTGTAAAGCGTGACGACCAGTACATTGTGCTGATGAACGAAGAGGACATGCCAACGCTGCGGCTCAATCAGAGCTATCGGAAGATGCTGCAGCAGAAGCAGACGGAAAAAGAGGTAAAGGAGTACGTGAAGGAGCGTTACAAATCGGCGATTCAACTGTTGCGAAATATTGAGCAGCGGAAGAACACGATTGTGCGCACATGCGATGTGATCGTCAGGCGGCAGACGGAGTTTCTGGAGCACGGCGTCAATGCGCTGAAGCCGATGATGATCAAAGATGTCGCCGAAGAGATTGGGGTGCACCCGTCGACGGTCAGCCGAGCGGTCGCAAATAAATATGTGCATACGCCGCAAGGTGTGTTTGAATTACGTTTCTTCTTTTCGGAAGGAGTGAATGGACCTGAAGGTGGAGACCTGCCGTTGGTACTGTTGAAACGGAAGGTGAAGAAGTTAATCGAAGAAGAGGATGAACGAAAGCCGCTGACGGATGATCAGCTGGCGGCTGAACTGCAAAAACAAGGAATCCAGGTGACGCGGCGGACGGTGGCGAAGTATCGCGAAGACATGCAGATTCCGAGTACGCACCAACGTCGTGTACGCTGA